The genomic interval GTACAGGCCAAGGAATTGGCCGAGAGGTTTGGGGTTTCAGTAAGGACAATTCTGCGGGATGTGGATGCCATAAACTTATCTGGAATACCCATTGTCACCTTTCAGGGGGCTAACGGTGGAATTGGTATTGCTGAAGGTTACAGTTGTCATAAATCAAATGCTATAATCAAGCAAAAACAAGGGAGTTGGCTGCCATGAGTAATGAATTTGTATTAGAGGAAAAACAGGCGCAACCGGTATTATCCATAAGGACAAGGACGGCGGTTGATAAACTGCCCCAGGAGTTGGGTAAAGCCTACGAGGCTATTATCCAATACCTTAACGAGCTTGGTGAAAAACCGGCGGAGCCGGTGGCTTTCGCGGCATATTATAACACGGACATGCAGGATTTGGATGTGGAGATGGGATTCCCGGTTTCAAAACCTTTGAAAGGCAAAGGTGAAATTAAGTCCGGTGAAATTCCTGCAGGAAAACAGGTTTCCTGTATGTACAAGGGATCTTATAGTAAAGTTGAGCCGGTTTATCAAGCGATGATGCAGTGGATAAGCGAAAAGGGTTACACCCCGACGGGGGTTGCTTATGAGTTTTACTACAATTCTCCCATGGACGTGCCCGAAAGTGAGTTACTAACTAAAATAGTGTTTCCAATAAAATAGGAATTGGGGCGGTAATATAAGACCGCCCCAATACTATTATTAAAAACTGTCGTGACCGCCGCCGAAACCACCGAAATTATGATGGTGGTTATCAAAATGGTGGTTATCAAAGCCAAAATCATGGTCACTATGATGGTGGTGGTCAGCGATGCCTAAGCCATGGTCAATGCCGTGGAAGCTTTCGTCAACCAGTAAATCCAACCCCGGGTTTAGATAGGGGTCGTGAATTTGATTCATTAATTCATCCAACTGCTGCTGATCTATCAACTGCCGGTCAAGGGCAAATTGTTGCAGCTGTGCCAGATCCATTTGTTCCATCTGTTCCAAGGTTTGCTGATCTAAGCTATTTTGGTCTTGTAATTGGCTGATAAAGAACAGTGCTGCTAAGCTGCCCGCCGCTCCCACCATTGCTGATTTTTGCAGCTCCTGCCTATACAGCTCTCTTTTTTCTTGTAGGGCTTGTTCTAATTGTTTAATCCTTTGCCGCTGTGCAGAGAAGCGTTTATACACTCTGTAACCCAAGTAGCCGAAGACTATGTAGAATAAAATATCCATCTCATTTTGCCGCCTCCGTTCTGCAATTTATTTTTTCAATGCCAATTCTTCAGCAAGGGCTGTCCATGCAGGCAGCGAGTTCTCGATTACCTTGCTGTCAATGCAGTAAGCCAGGCGGAAGTAGCCGGGTTTGCCAAATCCGGTGCCCGGTACCACCAGAATGTTATGTTTTAAGGCAAGACCT from Desulfofalx alkaliphila DSM 12257 carries:
- a CDS encoding helix-turn-helix transcriptional regulator, with amino-acid sequence MRKDGVVMRLERLISILVILLRKERVQAKELAERFGVSVRTILRDVDAINLSGIPIVTFQGANGGIGIAEGYSCHKSNAIIKQKQGSWLP
- a CDS encoding GyrI-like domain-containing protein, producing the protein MSNEFVLEEKQAQPVLSIRTRTAVDKLPQELGKAYEAIIQYLNELGEKPAEPVAFAAYYNTDMQDLDVEMGFPVSKPLKGKGEIKSGEIPAGKQVSCMYKGSYSKVEPVYQAMMQWISEKGYTPTGVAYEFYYNSPMDVPESELLTKIVFPIK